The window GTTGTCGCGCGTGAGGAGCTGAAACTCCTCCGTGTAACTCTTGGTCCGCATGTCGATGTTCTCGACGTACAGGCGCCACGACACGCCGGTCGACGCCGGACCGCGCAGCGTCTCGCGGAACTCCGCTTTCCCGAACATGAGCGGCACGTGGTAGACGTACCCTTCGTGCCCCTCGGGTGTGCTCGGGTGAGTACACCCCGCCGCGGCGGCGACCAGTGCGATCCCGGCCCACATCGCGCGCATCATTGGCCACCTCCGCCGAGCTGCATGATCAACGGAGCGTTGCTCCTCGGGTTGTAGGGCATGACGACGAACGTCGTGTTCGCGGAGTTCGCCATCTGCTCGATCGCCTTGAGCGCCTTGTACTGCAAGAACATCGGATCGAGCGTCGTCCGAATGATGCGCTGTGCGTCGGCCACGCCCTGCGCCTCCGCGATACCGATGTCGATTTGCCGCTGAGCGATGCGCAGCTCGATGTCCTTGCGCTCGTTGTCCTCGTTGGTGACGAACTTGCCGACGACGGCGCGGACGACCTGCTCGGGGTAGTCGATGTTGCCGATGTCGACGCTGATGAACTCGATCGGCGTGCCCCCGTAGCGTTTCTTCATCGCGGCGAGAACCGCGGCACCGATGTCGGCCATGCGATCCTTGACCTCGAACGCATCGAGCTGCTGCACTTCGGCGCGCACCGCGGACCGGAACTGATCCTGCACGTTCGCCCGGTACCAGTTTTCACCGCCGTACTGCTCGACCAGTTCCTTGACGGAGCCTCTGCGCAGCTGAATCCGCGCGTGCGCGCGGAACTTCAGCTCGAGGCGATCCTTGGTCGGAATCGTCATCTCCTCCGAGTAGGTTCGCGGCCGCATGTCGATGTTGACGACCTGCTGCCGCCACACCCACCCGGTCGACGTCGGGCCGTCCTGCGTGCCGACGAACTCCGCCGCGCCGAAGATCGGATTCGACTTGATGTAGCCCTCGTGCCCCGGCGGCGTGTACACGTTCACGCAGCCGACGCGCGACAGGGCCGCCACGACGACAACGGCCACGATCGCCGCGCCGGCGGCCGCCGGCACCGCCCGCGCGCCGATTCCGCCCGAAGAATTGCCTGGTTTCGTCGATCCCACGGTTGCCTCGCCTTCGTTTATCCTGCGGTGTAGCACGGGAGTCGCCCGCGCGGCGGGCGTAGCGGCCAGATTCGGCAGCCCAGGCCGATCGGCGGCCGTCCGCGGGTTGCCGGCGAACGCCCGCAGAGGCGACGGCGTCCAGCCGCGCAGCGAGCGCCTGTCATCGGCCCGCGCGTGCGCGCCGCGCGCGGGCGCGCGACACTGTACGCATCATGCTGCGCACGCTCGCTGTCGCCGCCATCGCGGTCGCCGCCGCCGGGACCGCCGCCGCGTCGCGCGCGCCCGCGTGGTCGCACCCGGGCCCGGCGCTCGAGGTGGCCGCCGGCCCGCCCGTCCGCGTCGTTCGCGCGCCCGCGTACCACCGCCCGCCGGCCGCCGCTCGGCGCGCGTGGCGCGCGTTCGTCGCCGACGTCGGGCCGACGTGGACCGCGATGTGGGATGTCGCCACCGGCACGCCGATCCGCGCGTGGGGGCGCGGCCTGCCCGCACCCGGCGCGACGGCGAGCGCGACCGCCGCCGAACGCTACGCCCGCGCGTTCGTCGAGCGCCACATCGATCTGCTGGCACCGGGGTCCACGCCCGGCGACCTGCACGTCGTGAGCAACGTGGTGCACGCGGGCATTCGATCCGTTGGCTTTCGCCAAACGGTTCGCGGGATACCGGTGCTCGGCGGCCAGGTCAGCGTGCGGTTCCGCGCCGACCGCCTGTTCATGATCGCGTCCGAGGCCTTCCCGCACGTCTCGGCGCCGCCAGCGCGGCCGGTGCGCGACCGGACGCGCGCCGCCGCGAAGGCGCGCGCCTGGCTCGAGGCCGACGGCTTCGCGGCGCCGCGCCTGGCGGCGTTCGACGGCCCGTACGTGCTGCCGCTCGTCGATCCGACGGGCGTGCGCGCCTATCGCACGGTGTATCGCGCCGAGTTCGCCACCCGCCGTCCCGCGACGCGATGGGACGTGTTCGTCGACGCATGGCGGTTCACGCCGGTGGCGCGCCGCCAGACGCTGATGTTCGCGAGCGGCCACATCGCGTTCGACGCGCCGGTGCGCCGCCCGACCGGCGACCGCGCGGACTACGTGGCGCCGCACGTCGACGTGACCGTGGACGGAGAAGCCGCGACGACCGACGCCGACGGCGTCCTGTCGTGGCCCGGCGATGCGCCGGCATCGGTGACCGTGACCGCGCGCGGCGCGCTCGTCGCCGTCGACGACGCGGCCGGCGACCCGGCGACGGCTGACGTCACCCTCGCCCCGGGCGGGACCGCGCGCTGGTCGGCGCCCGACGACGAGCGCGTCGACGCGCAGCTGGCGACCTACATCCACGCGAACCGGGTCAAGGCGTACTGCAAGGGCATCACGCCGGACATGGCGTGGCTCGACGAGCCGATCCGCGCGACGGTCAACGTCGACGACAACTGCAACGCATTCTCGGACGGGACCAACATCAACTTCTTCACGCGCGGCGGCGGCTGCGAGAACACGGGGCGGCTGGCGGACGTCGTGTACCACGAGTTCGGCCACTCGTATCACGCACACTCGATCATCGACGGCGTCGGCCAGTTCGACGGCGCCCTCAGCGAGGGGGGCAGCGACTACCTGGCCGCGACGATCACGGGAGATCCGGGAATGGGTCGCGGGTTCTTCTTCACGAACCAGCCGCTGCGAGACATCGACCCGACCGACGATCCGGTGTTCCCCGACGACCTGCAGGGTGAGGTCCACGCCGACGGCATCCTCATCGCCGCCACGTTGTGGGATCTGCGCGAGCTGCTGATCGCCAAGTACGGGCAAGCGGACGGAGTCGCGCGCGCCGACCGGCTGTTTCAGGCCGGCATCGCGCGAGCCAGCGACATGCCGACGATGTACCCCGAAGTCCTCGCCGCCAACGACGACGACGGCGACCTGACGAACGGAACGCCCGACGAGTGCGAGATCAACGAGGCGTTCGGCCGCCACGGCCTGCGCGCGATCGACGTCGAGGTGAGCCCTCTCGGCGTCGAGATCCCGCAGGTCGACGGGTTTCACGTCGCGCTCGCGGTCCGCGGGCTGTCTCCCCGTTGCGACGGCGAGGGCATCGCCGCGGCCACGCTCGAATGGAACCTGCGATCGGATCCGGCGCGCGCCGGCCAGGTCGACATGGCGGCGACCGGCGACGGCGCGTTCGAGGGCGCGATCCCGCCCCAGCCGGAGGGCGAGGTCGTGCAGTACCGCATCGTCGTCCGCACCGACGACGGCTCGGAATGGTCGCTGCCGCAAAACCGCGCCGACCCGCGCTACGAGCTGTTCGTCGGGGCGGTCACGGAGCTGTACTGCACCGATTTCGAGTCCGATCCCGCGGTCGACGGATGGACCCACGGGTTGCGCAGCGGCGCCGACGGAGAGGGAGCGGACGACTGGCAGTGGGACGTGCCCGCCGGCCGCGCGGCGAGCGGCGACCCGGACCGGGCGTTCTCCGGCGAGCGCGCGTTCGGCAACGACCTCGGCCACGACAACTTCAACGGGTCGTACCAGCCGGACAAGGTCAACTTCGCGCGCATGCCCGTCGTCGACGCGTCCGGCTACTCGGTGGTGCGCCTGCAGTACCGCCGGTGGCTCAACGTCGAGGACGGCAGCTACGACCGCGCCACGATTTACGCCAACGGCGAACCTGTGTGGCAAAACCTCGCCACCGAAGACGGCACCACGCACCATCAAGATCGCGAGTGGCGATTTCACGACGTCGACCTCACGCGCACACTGGCGCCCGACGGCACGGTGCAGGTCGAGTTCGAGCTGGCGTCCGACGGTGGACTGGAGTTCGGCGGCTGGACGGTCGACGACGTGTGCATCGTTGCGTACGCCCCGTCGGTGTGCGGCGACGGTGTGGCGACCGGCATCGAACAGTGCGACGACGGGCCCGACAACGCGGACGCGCCCGACGCATGCCGGACGAACTGCACGTTGCCGATGTGCGGCGACGGCATCATCGACGCCGGCGAGGAGTGCGACGACGGCAACGCGGACCCGGGCGACGACTGCCTCGACGACTGCACCCGGCCCGACGCCGCACCCGGCAGCGCCGACTGCGGTTGCCGCGCCGGCGGGACGCCCCACCGGCCGTGGACGGCGCCCGCGCTGGTCGCGGCGCTCGCCGTCGTCGCGCTGCGCAGGCGCGCGCGACGGCGCCGCCCACGCGGCGGCGCGCCGGTTCCGGGCGGCCCCTCCGCGCCAAGTCCCCTGCTATGATGGATCGGTGCACGGCGCGCAGACGTGGCGGGACCAACGCGAGCGCCGGTTCCACCCGAGCCGTGACGACGCTCGCCGCGTGCTCGCTGCGCTGCGTCAACGGCTGCCGATCGTCCGCTACCACGACGGCGACACGTCGCTCGTGGTCACGACGTACCTCGATACGCGCGGCGGCCACTACTATCAGCTCGCCGAGCGCAGCGACGGCCGCCATTCACTCAAGATGCGCATCCGCGAGTACCTGTGGACCGACGGCGCCTCGGGTCGCTACCACTACGCCGACACCTGCTTTCTCGAGCGCAAGCAGCGCGACGGCGAGGTGCGCCTGAAACAGCGCGTGCGAGTCGCCAAGTCCGAGGTCACCAAGATCGTCCTGGGCGACGTGCCGCTGCGCGAGCGCGG of the Deltaproteobacteria bacterium genome contains:
- a CDS encoding VTC domain-containing protein, which gives rise to MHGAQTWRDQRERRFHPSRDDARRVLAALRQRLPIVRYHDGDTSLVVTTYLDTRGGHYYQLAERSDGRHSLKMRIREYLWTDGASGRYHYADTCFLERKQRDGEVRLKQRVRVAKSEVTKIVLGDVPLRERGPEADAIRAELESLRLRPVMVTAYERLVFGDDAALRITYDERIAFHPPPRGLYNMAPALTPEVLGAPLASGPSRVLEIKQPSAATMPAWLAELVAALPADPGYSKFRDGMRALRESDGAPVELTRRLTPL
- a CDS encoding DUF4215 domain-containing protein, with amino-acid sequence MAATGDGAFEGAIPPQPEGEVVQYRIVVRTDDGSEWSLPQNRADPRYELFVGAVTELYCTDFESDPAVDGWTHGLRSGADGEGADDWQWDVPAGRAASGDPDRAFSGERAFGNDLGHDNFNGSYQPDKVNFARMPVVDASGYSVVRLQYRRWLNVEDGSYDRATIYANGEPVWQNLATEDGTTHHQDREWRFHDVDLTRTLAPDGTVQVEFELASDGGLEFGGWTVDDVCIVAYAPSVCGDGVATGIEQCDDGPDNADAPDACRTNCTLPMCGDGIIDAGEECDDGNADPGDDCLDDCTRPDAAPGSADCGCRAGGTPHRPWTAPALVAALAVVALRRRARRRRPRGGAPVPGGPSAPSPLL